A DNA window from Methylocystis heyeri contains the following coding sequences:
- a CDS encoding peptidylprolyl isomerase, with amino-acid sequence MSHAHRNARYEDRGSHKALGLALGLCAILAAVAPAQAKVLAKVNGVEITDEDMKLAAEDIGPGIPRQLDAKARDAYLLDFLIDEQLVVQKAQAEKLSETPDFAKRLAYLRDKALMETLLGKVAKDAITDAAIKQTYDEAAKNQKPDTEYHAHHILVPTEDEAKAAQKRIKSGEDFGKVAGELSKDPGSKGGDLGWFTKDRMVPEFGEAVSKMEPGQISDPVKSQFGWHVIKLDEKRAKTFPPLDQVRDQVSRYVVQKAQSEMVAKLREGAKIERTEPPADAAKPADAAKDAKAAKPEEKKK; translated from the coding sequence ATGTCTCACGCCCACAGGAATGCGCGTTACGAAGACCGCGGCTCGCACAAAGCCCTTGGTCTAGCCCTCGGCCTGTGCGCCATTTTAGCGGCCGTCGCGCCTGCGCAGGCCAAAGTTCTGGCAAAGGTGAACGGCGTCGAAATTACCGACGAAGACATGAAGCTCGCCGCCGAGGATATCGGCCCCGGCATCCCGCGCCAGCTCGACGCCAAGGCCCGCGACGCCTATCTGCTCGATTTCCTGATCGACGAGCAGCTCGTCGTGCAGAAGGCTCAGGCCGAAAAGCTTTCCGAAACCCCGGATTTCGCCAAGCGTCTCGCCTATCTGCGCGACAAGGCCCTGATGGAGACGCTGCTCGGCAAGGTGGCCAAGGACGCCATCACCGACGCGGCCATCAAGCAGACCTATGACGAAGCCGCCAAGAACCAGAAGCCGGACACCGAATATCACGCCCATCACATTCTGGTCCCGACCGAGGACGAGGCCAAGGCCGCCCAGAAGCGGATCAAGAGCGGCGAGGATTTCGGCAAAGTCGCCGGCGAACTGTCCAAGGACCCGGGCTCCAAGGGCGGCGATCTCGGCTGGTTCACCAAGGACCGCATGGTTCCCGAATTCGGCGAGGCCGTATCCAAGATGGAGCCGGGCCAGATTTCCGACCCTGTGAAGTCCCAGTTCGGCTGGCACGTCATCAAGCTCGACGAAAAGCGCGCCAAGACCTTCCCGCCGCTGGACCAGGTGCGCGATCAGGTCTCGCGCTATGTGGTGCAGAAGGCGCAGAGCGAGATGGTCGCCAAGCTGCGCGAGGGCGCCAAGATCGAGCGCACCGAGCCTCCGGCGGACGCCGCCAAGCCGGCCGACGCCGCGAAAGACGCCAAGGCCGCCAAGCCGGAAGAGAAGAAAAAGTAA